The genomic window GAGACGGACACGCGTGTCGATTGACGTGCTCATCAAATttatgtacgtgtgtatatgCATAACGGGCTTGTGTGGAGCTTTTATATTGAATTAGTATCTATAATTGCAAGATCTACTGTAAATATATTAGTGGGGAAAACCTACAGGCAgcccaaatgtattttattaaaaaagatttttggcTACATTAACTTCAGTTGTAATTTCTATAAAGGGCTGTCTTTAACTGATGCCATGTTATGTCATTTAGTGTGTTTTTTAGTTAAGGACACCAGCAAACTCaccaaactgacaaaaaagacttttattttgcaaaGAGAGCAGTGGAGTTGTGTTGATTTTCTTCatatacaatgagctccataatgtttacgacaaaggcatgttttttcttgattttgctctgtactccacaattttagatttgtaatcaaaccattCACATACGGTTGTATTGCacactcagcttttatttaagggcacactctcagcttttatttatttttatacactttggtttcaccatgtagaaattataaTGCACTTCATACATTATCCCACACACATCTTTTCTGGCGATACTctaccaggcctgtactgcagccatcattggctcctgcttgttttgggggataggtacttaaattttttcttcaacatatgaaacacatgttcaattggattcagatcaggtgaatgacttggccagtcaaaaaTGTTCCAGTTTTTATCTCTGAAAATCTCCTTTGATGCTTGAGTGATATGTTTGGTCTCATTGTCTagctgtaggatgaagcgctgtccaatgagtttggaggcatttggttgaacttgactAGAtaaatgcttctgtacacttcagaattaattatgttgctgctatcagcagttacatcatcaatgaagacaagacAATATGATGAAGTAAGACAATAACTGCGGCACCCATaaatgcccaaaccataacacccccacatggggcctccacactttgctcttgccatcattcTGATCCAAGTggatcttggtctcatctgtccacaagaccttttccagaactcttttaggtacttcttagcaaactgtaacctggtcaTTCTGTTTCTGTGGCTTACTAGTGGTTTACATCTTGCAGAGTAgcctttgtagttctgttcatagtcttctgcagacagtagtcactgacacacccatgcctgcctcctgaagagtgtttctgatttgtcggACACCTGTTTCAGGGGttttttcattatggtgagagttctttggtcatcaagtcttccttagcctaccaggcccttacgagaatcaagactagatactgaaagctgtcttataccttGCACActcctgactaatcagaaacacccgtgAAGCTAcctgtcacaaacattatggaaccctgaaatggggggactatgtgctgtagtttctacatggtgaagccaaaaTAAGCTAAATAAGCTAAAATTGTGTACAAAcaacagaaccaaatcaagaaaaaaaaattaattgtataaatatatatgtgtgtttgtgtgtgcgtgcgtgcatgtgtgcgtacgtgtgtgtacgtgtgtgcttgcatgtgcgcgtgcatgtgtgtgtgtgtacgtacgtgcgtgtgtgtgtgcgcgtgtgtgcctgtgcgtacgtgtgtttgtgcttgtgtgcttgtgtgcatgtgtgcgtgtgtttgtgcttgtgtgcttgggGGCAGTCAGGGATGGAGCTGGCCACATGCTGGACAATACTGGTGGCAGATGGGTCCTGCAGATTACAGGAAATATTCTGGCATTTCCTAGAGACTGGGATGCGCATTTCCAGATCTTTGATGCGAATGTGATTAGCTGCAGAAATATGCTTTGTTCACATATTTCCCGTGGTCCAAATAATGGAACTAAGACATTATTGACACTTCAGTGAATAGTTTGCCGAAATATCTGTATTTGTAACTGTGAGCTGCCTTGGTAAAAAGTAGTTTGTTGTTCATTTGACTTTTTATATGCTGCACAGGGCCtggtattttcattcatttatctttGCTGAAGTTGGAGTTTCGTGCTGTTTTTTATACCTTCACTTTCACATTATCTTTGGGCAGCAAAAAGGCCACGAAAGTGTGGGTCTGGGCAGCATGTCTATACAAGCATGGATGTTACTGTCATACTGTAGATTCATATGCTTTTGAGGGGCCACATGGCATATTGAAATATGTGGAAACAGTattaataatatgtaaaaataaacaactccacacacgcgcgtacgcgtgcacacacacacgcgtacgcatgcacacacacacacacacactcacacacaaacatcaaaaGCATCCCATATGCACCAACCTTCACCTTTCAAATGGTAGTGGATATGAcaaagaacgagagagagagagagagagagagagacagacagacacagagagagagagagagagagcgatagcgatacagagagagagagagagagatatagagagagagagatcagtgaGATGAGCCTCTGCCTTGCACATGTGTGCTGGATAATATTCTCTCTCACTGAATGCAGCTGCACAGTGACACTTCAGATGTCTCCTCTTCCGTTTCTGGAGCCCAGAGGACTGACCCCAAAAGCGCAATGGCATGACATCAGAGGAATGGGAGGAAAGTCACATTTTATTATCTGCCACAGTGGAAATTTCCATAAAAGCAGGAGAGACTCCCAGCCTTGTGCCTGTGATGCATTGTCATTCATGGCATGCAAATAAATGGATGACAGAGGAGGGAGCAGGTCAGGGGGATGGTATGAGCTCACTTAAACAGATGTGAGCGgcaaaaatggttttgttgtgattttaatattttctgttattgtATCGTAGTCctgtaatgctgtttttttttagtttaacatAGACAATGACAGTTTTTTCTCTTGATCACATCTGGTCTGTCAACCATAATTGTGttcatgatcatcatcatcatcatcggtGCCAATTTATAACTAATCATAATGGGCTGTCACTTTAAGCATAATTGGGTTTTTAGTTCagtttattattgctattattatccatccatccattgtctatacccgcttatcctggacagggtcgcgggagtgctggagcctatcccagcatgcattggacaaAAGggaggaatacactctggacattCCGCCAATCTGTcgcattattaataataataataataataataataataataataataataataataatatttgacTTGCATTGGCCTGGCTTTAAGGTTTGATTCCTCATGTTTTTTTAGGTGTCATACTTTTCCTGGCCCCATAAGCAGAGTTGGAGTAATGGTCAAAGTAAACGATAGCCTAATTGTGGGCTCCAGTCCTGTCTATTACTCTTCTGAGCATTGACCATACAGCCACTGCTAACTGAATAATTTTGTGTATATTACTGAATAGCAATAGTGTGGCCCCCAGCTAAGACTTTGACAGACCTCAAGCTGGTTtgcaacaaaagaaataaacaggacaCCAGGTGGTTATTTTAAATGGGTGGTGTGAGGCAAAGAAGGGGCACTATGGGAAGAAACCCCATTTTGTCTCCACAGCTCTGCAGCTGTAAGCCAGCAGCACTTTCTGTGTTATGAATAATCATTCATAAACTGATCATATCCTGTTTCCATCTCAGTGCTCTACCATAACTGTTGggattatttgtgtattttttcttttttaactgcTTTGAAGGCAAATGCTATaataaaatccaaaacaaaattacTCCTCTACGGAGACACAACCTGTATTCCAAATTAAAAGGAAGAGGCCTCATACATAAAACTGTTATTGATTTagaacagtgtgagagagtagAGGCTGTACCACCATCTCTTATCTGTTAAGCACCTTTGGTCTGAGAACAGCGTTATAGACTATTTTGTGTTATGGAGGTATATTGTGAATCACAATTACTGTCGACTGTGTGATGAAAAATatgtaacaaaaaatataattaaaatgtattaaaagtatttatacATTGCAGCacagtactttttaaaaacagtcacaAACCGCGACTACTTACGGTAGGCTACAGTGTGGACATTCTTTAGAATTGTCTGTTGTGTTCTTGATAAGAACGCCTGTCATAACATAATTTTGGACACTAACATAGGGATACTGCATTTTACATGTCGCAAATTACGATATGTTACAGATATCTGTTATCACTTAACCGGTAATATAAGTTTGTGGGAAGACATCTGACGCAGTGGCTCACTATTGAAGCTTTCTAATTAGCAAGACATAGGCCTACAGATGTAAATAGAAATAGCCGATTGTATGGCCGACATTTCACCATAGATGTCGCTGTATTactatcataaataaataactgaaaatacaaCTACATGAAGCACGTTatcaaacactttttaaaagtatttgtgCTTCTCTCTTCAGCTATGTGGAGGCTTAATATATTTTAGCCTGTTGCAGTGTACACGGCCGAATGCTGTTTGTTCTTAAATCACGTGTACCGAAGTAGGCTACTGAATTTTTCGCCGGTTGAAGgctttgtgctttgtgacataCACGTACTGCCCGAACAGGCGTGAGAACTGAAATTAACAGCTAACCTTTATAATGAACGGCATCGAGGTGTATTCTCGACGGCgacaaaaacataacatttgcATTAGGCCTTCTTGcccaaataattaattaatctcTGAAAGATTTATGTTTTTCCAGTCATTTTTCTTTACGTACGGCTTACTTTTTGGAGACTACCTTGCTGTTATTCAATTTGTATATTCTGTAAAACACAAGCTCTGCTAATGCTATCATTGTACATCTTTAACTTTCAAAAGTCATTATTATTCCTTTGTTTCCGACAGTGAGTAATACATTGTAGGCTGTATTTGTAGGTTGTTACTGTTTGGACAGTGTGTTCCCacattattaattaatgaacGTCCAACCCCCTGTCCATCTCTTGTCAACGACAACCATCTGGCAACTTATTTGCACTACAATGCATCTTTGGTAGCGCCAATTACAGAGGCtggttgaataaaaataaaatcgaAGAAAACTCGGCAAGACCAGAAGCCCCAGTTTCTATGAATATTGCTTACCAACAGTTTACATTCGTAAAGAATCGCACAATGAACGGAAaagtacaatttattttaataataataataataataataataataatttcatgatAAAATGAGTGACAATTCAATAATTGACTTTTAGTGTTCATTTAATGTACAGCACGAAATCTGTATATATGCACTAGGTAGGATATGCAAAACATAATACTCAGTTCAGTTATGCAAAAAGAAATCATTCttaaaatgcatataatttcatttagttTAATAGACAAAAATATATGTGCTTTCAACATTTACAACTTTTTGCAGCATgagaaacaaacactgaaaagtCAAATATATCAAATGTCTACTTGTGATAAAACGGACACTCAGTTTGCAATTGGCTGATTCTTTTTAAAGCAATGATATAAATCCATCCGCAAGTTTATCTTGTTCTGCAGTGAGTGAATGTGACTGCTCGGCAAAAAGgggaaatggctttgtcctTCCATCAATAGATCCAgacatttttctctttcaaaaaatctttgttaaaaataaaataacaaaaaaaaaaaaacagaccaaattAAGATTCATCACGTCGAGGAAAGAGCCATTAGAACTCGCTGCGTTGCTTCTTGTTGATTTCTGGAACTgtaaaggagaaagaaaaccGTTAACTTCTCCATCGTCTAACATTTATACTAGTAATATACATGCTCATTAGGCCGGCCTGTGCTTCCAAGATCgaaagtgacatttaaaaataataatcataaaactATATACGCTTTGCAGTTTTAAGGCCCGCTATAGCGCGGACTTGAATTGATAATACCTACTAATGCCTTCTTTATAATGTCTGCGTTACCCCCATTATGATAATGACACTAGGCTGATAATCAAAACAAGCGACAGGAATTGAGTAAAGATCCATCAAGTACGCAGAAATTATGGTAGGCTATTCATTGACGGAACAtgaaaaaaggtgtttttgtgTTAATGGTCCCTCGGGTGATTTTCGCCCTTTGAGTTCTTAAATTCGTGAGCAGGGGCAGGCCCAAGGTTCATTTCACAGTGACTACTCCAGTCTCTTGagaggaattaaataaatagggTATTATTGCAGGTCATCTGTTATATACAAACATGAAAGTGAAAGCACTGCTTGTTTGTATTCGGCAAACCGTTAGGATGGTGGAGGTGAACGTCTGAATTCGGACACGTTTCATTAAATCAGAATCTTCAAGAATTGCTCTATGTTTCGGTTCATATGATCACAGCGCGTATGCCTGGCCCCGCTGCGGACTGACACATGGCTAATTGCACCATCtaagatgttttatttatttattttaccactaATTTGTAATAAACAGTGGAATAGTACAACAACCTGGCTACGATTACCACAACTGCTACTAGCCTGCCAAAATAATGTAATGCTACAACTTATCCCAGTACCAGTACCACATTTATTAACACGACtcctgctgctactactaccatCACTACTAGTAGGCTACAAGTGAGACTACTAGGCTACTACTactgatgataataataataataataataattactgttatgattgttgttgtagttattgttaataataataataataataataataataataataataataataatatatattattattgtgttatgaaagttgttgttattattattattattattagtagtagtagtagtaatagtagtgcATCTAGAATATACTTAAATTCATCAAGCAAGTGAAATGGTATATGAAATAAGTTTACCTGTCATGGACGAGTTGAAAAGACGACTTTAATGTCTGTGTCGGTGAATCAGTCATTTGTCgatctaaaatgaaaaaataaattattttaaaatcaatttaaacaaCCTTGCTCTGTAGGCTAAAGCTACTTTGCTTTAAATACGGCGTCACTGCGTTAAAAATACTTATGTACCTATATGCTTTGGACTGAAGTCCTCTGGGCAGTTCTCACTGTGGACAGCTGTGGCAGATGACGTAACCCCCGTGGTCGGTGTTTGCTGCTTACGACGGTGATGGTCAGGTTGCTGGTGACCTTGATTTACTCCCAGAAAAGACTTCACGCTCAACAGGGGATTCTGGCCGAAGAGAGCGGCATTCGTCCAGCTGTTTAGCTTTCCAATCTGACATGTGTATATTCCATGGTTTGGAAGAAAGGCTGGGTGCTGGACCAGAGGCGAACTGTGACTGGCAGGGGCAGAGGGTGACACGGATTTCACAGAGTTGTCCGGACTAGTCGCTGTCTCTGCTAAGGACCATATTTTTGGCTTATTCGCTGGCAGTTGGCAACTACTTTGCCCGCCAGGAGACAGCAGTCCAGTGTTTTTTCGATCGGAACGGTCAAAAACTTTGTGCGTTTGAGGTTCCAACGATGCTCTTTTATCTATACTTCCCTGCTCCAACTGATCTCTGCCTTCATCGTCCTCCTCATTACTTTGATCTCCGCTGTTTTCATCAACCTTGTCAATATCTATGCTTTCCAAGTCAATTTCCTCGTCGTCTTCGTTCTTCTCCACGTCCCCTTCAGTGTCGCTGTCGAATATTTTGCCATCTCTGTCTTCTGCGCTTCTTCCCCACGTCACCTTATTCTCCTTCTTGAGTCTCCGCCTAGCATTGGCGAACCAGGTGGAGACCTGCGTGAGGGTCATCTTAGTGATGATAGCCAGCATGATCTTTTCTCCTTTGGTTGGGTAAGGGT from Anguilla anguilla isolate fAngAng1 chromosome 8, fAngAng1.pri, whole genome shotgun sequence includes these protein-coding regions:
- the irx1b gene encoding iroquois-class homeodomain protein IRX-1b produces the protein MSLPQLSYPQYLSATQAVHNCDRSGVLSASARGNGSDIGANPSATAAAVTSVLGMYANHYSAHNYSAFLPYTRADLALFSQLGSQYEFKDSPGVHPPSFAAHPSTAFYPYGQYQYGDPSRAKSATRESTSTLKAWLQEHKKNPYPTKGEKIMLAIITKMTLTQVSTWFANARRRLKKENKVTWGRSAEDRDGKIFDSDTEGDVEKNEDDEEIDLESIDIDKVDENSGDQSNEEDDEGRDQLEQGSIDKRASLEPQTHKVFDRSDRKNTGLLSPGGQSSCQLPANKPKIWSLAETATSPDNSVKSVSPSAPASHSSPLVQHPAFLPNHGIYTCQIGKLNSWTNAALFGQNPLLSVKSFLGVNQGHQQPDHHRRKQQTPTTGVTSSATAVHSENCPEDFSPKHIDRQMTDSPTQTLKSSFQLVHDSSRNQQEATQRVLMALSST